A window from Pseudomonas frederiksbergensis encodes these proteins:
- a CDS encoding phage holin, lambda family has product MPDRPESWTKFWEAMSNPLLQGAIMAILISLLRVLYDAKETSKRRIIFEALICGGLSLSASSVIAWMEWPSNLSVAAGGAIGFLGVTAIRELVTRFLGRKVDSL; this is encoded by the coding sequence ATGCCGGACAGACCTGAGAGCTGGACCAAGTTCTGGGAGGCAATGAGCAATCCACTCCTACAGGGCGCAATTATGGCGATCCTCATCTCCCTCTTGCGCGTGCTCTATGACGCCAAAGAAACCAGCAAGCGCCGAATCATCTTCGAGGCGCTGATCTGCGGAGGCCTGAGCCTGTCAGCCAGTAGCGTTATCGCCTGGATGGAGTGGCCATCGAACCTTTCGGTCGCGGCCGGTGGTGCTATTGGCTTTCTTGGCGTCACAGCCATTCGTGAGCTGGTGACCCGCTTCCTGGGTCGCAAGGTTGATTCGTTATGA
- a CDS encoding recombination protein NinG has product MIAKQPKPKTCKNPACGISFPPQRLGQAVCSPKCGLAIKDVNQEKARKSLAQIERKEIKVRKEKLKSRADHLKDTQIAFNAWVRERDAELPCISCGRHHQGKYDAGHYRTVGSNPALRFEPLNCHRQCSPCNTQLSGNIVNYRIALVKRIGVESVDWLEGPHEPKKYTIEELKAMTADYRAKTRDLKKDAA; this is encoded by the coding sequence GAAAACCTGCAAGAACCCGGCGTGCGGCATCAGCTTCCCGCCGCAGCGCTTGGGTCAGGCGGTGTGCAGCCCTAAGTGTGGCCTGGCCATCAAGGATGTGAATCAGGAGAAGGCTCGCAAGTCGCTGGCCCAGATCGAGCGCAAAGAGATCAAGGTCCGCAAGGAGAAGCTGAAGAGCCGGGCCGACCACCTCAAGGACACGCAGATCGCCTTCAATGCATGGGTACGCGAGCGGGATGCTGAGTTGCCGTGCATCAGCTGCGGACGGCACCACCAGGGCAAGTACGACGCGGGGCATTATCGCACCGTCGGCAGCAACCCCGCACTGCGCTTCGAGCCGCTGAATTGCCATCGCCAGTGCTCGCCGTGCAACACCCAGCTGTCTGGGAACATCGTCAATTACCGCATCGCGCTGGTGAAGCGGATCGGGGTCGAGTCCGTCGACTGGCTGGAAGGTCCGCATGAGCCGAAGAAGTACACCATCGAAGAACTGAAGGCGATGACCGCTGACTATCGGGCAAAGACCAGAGACTTGAAAAAGGACGCAGCATGA